In a single window of the Micromonospora inositola genome:
- a CDS encoding ABC transporter ATP-binding protein codes for MTATAQSPVALDLAALQRQAAQRAAERAGGQDRLRGHIVCDGLVRIFKTEGVEVVALQGLDLVIDRGELVAIVGASGSGKSTLLNILSGLDTPTAGIARVAEYDLLNLSARRQLSYRREMVGFVWQQTGRNLLPYLTAQENVELPMQLAGRGGGRRARRERARELLDLVGVGYCADRKPSQMSGGEQQRCAVAVAVANDPEVLFADEPTGELDEATGAQVFAALRTINAELGVTIVVVTHDQAVAGQVRRTVAIRDGRTASEVRRTARIAADGSTELVSEEYAVLDRTGRMQLPAAFVDALVLRDRVRLNLEPDHVEVRPGDRAHAERSEA; via the coding sequence ATGACCGCTACCGCACAGAGCCCCGTCGCCCTTGACCTGGCCGCCCTGCAGCGCCAGGCCGCCCAGCGTGCCGCCGAGCGGGCCGGTGGCCAGGACCGGTTGCGCGGGCACATCGTGTGTGACGGCCTGGTCCGCATCTTCAAGACCGAGGGGGTGGAGGTGGTCGCCCTCCAGGGCCTCGACCTGGTCATCGACCGGGGCGAGCTGGTGGCGATCGTGGGCGCCTCCGGCTCCGGCAAGTCGACCCTGCTGAACATCCTCTCCGGGCTCGACACCCCGACCGCTGGCATCGCCCGGGTGGCGGAGTACGACCTGCTCAACCTCTCCGCCCGACGGCAGCTGAGCTACCGACGAGAGATGGTCGGCTTCGTCTGGCAACAGACCGGCCGCAACCTGCTGCCGTACCTGACCGCGCAGGAGAATGTCGAGTTGCCGATGCAGCTGGCGGGTCGCGGCGGTGGCCGCCGGGCCCGGCGGGAACGCGCTCGCGAGCTGCTCGACCTGGTCGGTGTCGGCTACTGCGCGGACCGGAAGCCCAGCCAGATGAGTGGCGGCGAGCAGCAGCGCTGCGCAGTGGCCGTGGCGGTGGCCAACGACCCGGAGGTGCTCTTCGCCGACGAGCCCACCGGCGAGCTGGACGAGGCGACCGGCGCGCAGGTCTTCGCCGCGCTGCGGACCATCAACGCCGAGCTGGGCGTGACCATCGTGGTGGTCACCCACGACCAGGCGGTGGCCGGCCAGGTCCGCCGGACCGTCGCGATCCGCGACGGCCGGACCGCCTCCGAGGTACGTCGCACCGCCCGGATCGCCGCGGACGGCAGCACCGAGCTGGTCAGCGAGGAGTACGCGGTGCTCGACCGGACCGGTCGGATGCAGCTGCCGGCGGCCTTCGTCGACGCGCTGGTCCTGCGCGACCGGGTCCGGCTCAACCTGGAACCCGACCACGTCGAGGTGCGGCCCGGCGACCGGGCGCACGCCGAACGGAGTGAGGCATGA